From Argopecten irradians isolate NY chromosome 2, Ai_NY, whole genome shotgun sequence, the proteins below share one genomic window:
- the LOC138315662 gene encoding protein IMPACT-like isoform X1, with translation MSDDNATRQEEEVEALAAIYGADFSVVSKEAHIYNIEVRNEDLRSHRNITVEITMPPGYPQESPPLYQLTAPWLRREEKQTLEDSLADIYCENIGESIIYLWIERIREVVQAQLDDSCSDVSPRSAKSTSAVSDEEDLDFDLSELVITTSEQPDDGEVLECPPISSGEPIIDRKSTFQGHLAPVIHKKQVKQVLDTLYHNKKIANATHNIYAYRICEGGTVYQGCEDDGETNAGSRMLHLLQILGTENVMVVVSRWYGGILLGPDRFKHINNAARMILDEHGYIKSKDSKKGPKSGGKKKR, from the exons GAAGAGGAAGTGGAAGCACTAGCAGCAATCTACGGGGCAGATTTTAGTGTAGTTAGCAAGGAAGCTCACATCTACAATATAGAAGTAAGAAATGAGGACCTCAGATCTCACAGGAACATCACTGTGGAG ATCACCATGCCTCCAGGCTATCCACAGGAGTCGCCTCCCCTTTATCAGTTGAC AGCACCATGGCTTCGCCGTGAGGAAAAACAGACATTAGAAGATTCTCTAGCTGATATTTATTG TGAAAACATTGGGGAAAGCATTATCTATCTTTGGATTGAAAGAATTAGGGAAGTAGTGCAGGCCCAACTCGACGATAGTTGCTCAG ATGTTTCACCTCGTTCCGCAAAGTCGACATCAGCTGTCAGTGATGAAGAAGATCTTGACTTTGACCTCTCTGAGTTGGTGATTACAACATCAGAACAGCCAGATGATGGCGAAG TGTTGGAGTGCCCGCCCATCAGTAGCGGAGAACCTATTATAGACAGAAAGAGTACGTTTCAAGGACATCTCGCCCCGGTGATTCATAAGAAACAG GTAAAACAGGTATTGGACACTCTCTACCACAACAAGAAGATTGCCAATGCTACACACAACATCTATGCCTATAGGATCTGTGAGGGTGGTACCGTGTATCAGGGCTGTGAGGACGATGGGGAAACTAATGCTGGCTCACGCATGCTCCACTTATTGCAG ATCCTGGGTACTGAGAATGTGATGGTGGTTGTGTCTAGATGGTATGGAGGGATCCTTCTTGGCCCTGATCGCTTTAAACACATCAACAATGCTGCAAGGATGATTTTAGATGAACATGGCTACATCAAGTCAAAG GACTCCAAAAAAGGACCCAAAAGTGgtggaaaaaagaaaagatga
- the LOC138315662 gene encoding protein IMPACT-like isoform X2 → MSDDNATRQEEEVEALAAIYGADFSVVSKEAHIYNIEITMPPGYPQESPPLYQLTAPWLRREEKQTLEDSLADIYCENIGESIIYLWIERIREVVQAQLDDSCSDVSPRSAKSTSAVSDEEDLDFDLSELVITTSEQPDDGEVLECPPISSGEPIIDRKSTFQGHLAPVIHKKQVKQVLDTLYHNKKIANATHNIYAYRICEGGTVYQGCEDDGETNAGSRMLHLLQILGTENVMVVVSRWYGGILLGPDRFKHINNAARMILDEHGYIKSKDSKKGPKSGGKKKR, encoded by the exons GAAGAGGAAGTGGAAGCACTAGCAGCAATCTACGGGGCAGATTTTAGTGTAGTTAGCAAGGAAGCTCACATCTACAATATAGAA ATCACCATGCCTCCAGGCTATCCACAGGAGTCGCCTCCCCTTTATCAGTTGAC AGCACCATGGCTTCGCCGTGAGGAAAAACAGACATTAGAAGATTCTCTAGCTGATATTTATTG TGAAAACATTGGGGAAAGCATTATCTATCTTTGGATTGAAAGAATTAGGGAAGTAGTGCAGGCCCAACTCGACGATAGTTGCTCAG ATGTTTCACCTCGTTCCGCAAAGTCGACATCAGCTGTCAGTGATGAAGAAGATCTTGACTTTGACCTCTCTGAGTTGGTGATTACAACATCAGAACAGCCAGATGATGGCGAAG TGTTGGAGTGCCCGCCCATCAGTAGCGGAGAACCTATTATAGACAGAAAGAGTACGTTTCAAGGACATCTCGCCCCGGTGATTCATAAGAAACAG GTAAAACAGGTATTGGACACTCTCTACCACAACAAGAAGATTGCCAATGCTACACACAACATCTATGCCTATAGGATCTGTGAGGGTGGTACCGTGTATCAGGGCTGTGAGGACGATGGGGAAACTAATGCTGGCTCACGCATGCTCCACTTATTGCAG ATCCTGGGTACTGAGAATGTGATGGTGGTTGTGTCTAGATGGTATGGAGGGATCCTTCTTGGCCCTGATCGCTTTAAACACATCAACAATGCTGCAAGGATGATTTTAGATGAACATGGCTACATCAAGTCAAAG GACTCCAAAAAAGGACCCAAAAGTGgtggaaaaaagaaaagatga